The Falco peregrinus isolate bFalPer1 chromosome 12, bFalPer1.pri, whole genome shotgun sequence genome has a segment encoding these proteins:
- the LOC129785416 gene encoding hydrocephalus-inducing protein homolog has translation MQSPFSVDPSAGTLGIGDAVQVTVDFHPQKTGDYSRPLTVHYDTGEDTHTSLHGAAEDVNIRLDTNSLAVGKTYIMLSNHRSVVIHNQSKIIAHFQWKAFVTQEEEDQEKLKFVGKIPFRGRCVAKFFN, from the exons CCCTTTCTCTGTCGATCCCTCTGCTGGGACTCTTGGGATTGGTGATGCCGTGCAAGTAACAGTGGACTTCCACCCACAGAAGACGGGTGATTATTCCAGACCCCTGACAGTTCACTACGACACAG GTGAAGATACTCACACAAGCCTTCATGGGGCGGCTGAAGATGTCAACATCAGGCTAGACACGAACTCCTTGGCAGTTGGGAAGACCTACATCATGCTGTCAAACCACAGATCCGTGGTCATCCACAACCAGAGTAAAATCATAGCCCACTTCCAGTGGAAGGCTTTTGTTACTCAAGAAGAGGAGGATCAGGAGAAGCTGAAGTTCGTTGGGAAGATTCCTTTCA